One region of SAR324 cluster bacterium genomic DNA includes:
- a CDS encoding ATP-binding cassette domain-containing protein gives MPKNLFQIQKVVRHFQSGNNEFLLNVYPKMETCVNKLRDISEEYLSKVEYLELDIPQLFEQFHQASGHSPQILKEMAEAFEVPSQEPMSLDHIITWVERNITEDIIIPTGEVTVLMGGNGCGKSTLMNILAMMDQYDHEKTSLNLEYGGKKYEYDEKLNQEEQIFLRQNAFSFMFQDDYLIRTFNNKNNFELSNLLKGHHIEKGQGIDSDFVLEQFVRLEEGYLQKYPTQISGGQRQRFSLGRAILANAPIMFADEPTAALDTYSANIILQRLRDWCQALPEERCVILICHDVDLAYKYGDNFWLLSPVEWPKSNSTGESRLQGRHLSFLRKSDGHPNLKEWIQHAISLSKRQQASIGLSEEHQKQLVYQDPHEQKIKEPPVSFCYQYAKNDIFPNRELKLPNQALVQTISFMLFFTISFLLIGFLKGSEQAQIEELEKSSFLRLRVSPSEKYPTFTQGTMTQLNSMQRRGNEFVLPTVSQNNPQQNQNSGAVNVKGQNEIHLQFLTSDQRTLRGVGQTVSIEDPIQGILMRQQHLTQWFAKPRPVDPHQMIVTNSFLTSRLGYILPETFPDLLSTFKKFKQHKQPTDRFEQEIVKIVRRVLEVSNKTPELNILLTQEPEYRFIDQYAQYQFVTNLSKILSDSTDYVKGLAFIESQNFQNILNTHVVQNPKQLELRIQRYSYYVAILDRIEELPDNKDFIVLEEFFLDYNRQILIKPQRFGQITLTIPSDKWNEDILRNLVHKFRCDSYLHPDCSMETNNSQIMLMDYLENQDEILLTIGRISEDIPLIQKEYWQDILQMIETLTGKLDPLWIAWEYPEELDLEPQPYSAGEYQQLVVYVDKLDDVIPVVQLLKRPDLDFNVAGDVISDITNLQKMTNLFALVTAIIIGSLVLLASFNFWISCKIHIERKYSDIGLLISFGGSNQSILNIFLIETSILFFVAFIGSLASTLILSALISLMIQQTHLDLSFTYWTPHYLLPVILGMISMYLPTFRLVKKALKENPANLLKM, from the coding sequence ATGCCGAAAAATTTATTTCAGATACAAAAGGTTGTCAGACATTTTCAGTCAGGAAATAATGAGTTTCTGCTGAATGTTTATCCCAAAATGGAGACCTGTGTTAATAAACTCCGGGATATTTCTGAAGAATATCTGTCAAAAGTTGAATATCTGGAATTAGATATTCCTCAATTGTTTGAACAGTTTCATCAGGCATCAGGCCATTCTCCACAAATTCTGAAAGAAATGGCAGAAGCCTTTGAAGTTCCCTCACAAGAACCCATGAGTCTGGATCATATCATTACATGGGTTGAGCGCAACATAACGGAAGACATCATCATTCCCACTGGTGAAGTCACAGTGCTGATGGGAGGAAACGGTTGTGGCAAATCAACCCTTATGAACATTCTGGCCATGATGGATCAATATGATCATGAAAAAACTTCGCTGAATCTGGAATATGGCGGGAAAAAATATGAATATGATGAAAAACTCAATCAGGAAGAACAGATTTTTTTAAGGCAAAACGCCTTCAGTTTCATGTTTCAGGATGATTATCTGATTCGGACTTTCAATAATAAAAATAATTTCGAATTATCTAACCTGCTCAAAGGCCACCACATTGAAAAAGGCCAGGGAATTGATTCTGATTTTGTTCTCGAACAATTTGTCCGGCTGGAAGAAGGGTATCTCCAGAAATATCCCACACAGATTTCAGGGGGACAGCGACAGCGATTCTCACTAGGACGCGCTATTCTCGCAAATGCCCCCATCATGTTTGCCGATGAACCCACTGCGGCATTGGATACCTACAGTGCCAATATCATTTTACAGCGACTACGCGACTGGTGTCAGGCATTGCCTGAAGAGCGGTGTGTCATCCTGATTTGTCATGATGTTGATCTGGCCTACAAATATGGAGATAATTTCTGGTTGCTCTCTCCTGTTGAATGGCCTAAATCAAACTCCACAGGGGAATCTCGTCTGCAAGGACGGCATTTATCGTTTTTAAGAAAAAGTGATGGCCATCCCAATCTCAAAGAATGGATTCAACACGCCATTTCTCTTTCCAAACGCCAGCAAGCAAGCATTGGACTTTCAGAAGAACACCAAAAGCAGTTGGTGTACCAGGATCCCCATGAACAGAAAATCAAGGAACCACCTGTATCTTTCTGTTATCAATATGCGAAAAATGACATTTTCCCTAATCGGGAATTGAAATTGCCCAACCAGGCATTGGTCCAAACCATCTCTTTTATGCTGTTTTTTACAATTTCATTCCTGTTGATCGGTTTTCTGAAAGGATCTGAACAAGCCCAGATTGAGGAACTGGAAAAATCCAGTTTTTTACGGTTAAGAGTCTCTCCCAGCGAAAAATATCCGACCTTCACACAAGGAACAATGACCCAATTGAATTCGATGCAACGTCGTGGAAATGAATTTGTACTGCCCACAGTTTCTCAAAATAATCCTCAGCAGAATCAAAATTCAGGGGCGGTGAACGTCAAGGGCCAAAACGAAATTCATCTTCAATTTTTAACTTCTGATCAGAGAACACTCCGGGGTGTTGGACAAACTGTTTCTATCGAAGATCCCATCCAGGGGATCTTGATGCGCCAGCAGCATTTGACTCAATGGTTCGCAAAACCACGACCGGTTGACCCACACCAGATGATTGTCACAAACTCATTTTTGACTTCACGGTTAGGATACATCCTGCCTGAAACGTTCCCGGACTTGTTGAGTACATTTAAAAAATTCAAACAACATAAACAACCCACAGACCGCTTTGAGCAGGAAATCGTCAAAATTGTTCGACGGGTACTGGAAGTTTCAAACAAGACACCCGAACTCAATATATTGCTGACGCAGGAACCTGAATATCGTTTTATTGATCAATATGCCCAGTATCAGTTTGTGACCAATTTATCTAAAATCCTGTCTGATAGTACTGACTATGTGAAAGGCCTGGCTTTTATTGAATCACAAAATTTCCAAAACATTCTGAACACTCATGTTGTCCAAAACCCTAAACAACTCGAATTGCGAATACAGCGCTATTCCTATTATGTGGCTATTCTGGACCGGATTGAAGAACTGCCAGATAATAAGGATTTCATTGTTCTTGAAGAGTTTTTTCTGGATTACAACAGGCAAATTCTCATAAAACCTCAACGATTTGGGCAGATTACCCTGACCATTCCGTCAGACAAGTGGAATGAAGATATTCTGCGGAATCTTGTTCATAAATTCAGATGTGACAGTTATCTTCATCCAGATTGCTCCATGGAAACCAATAATTCACAGATCATGCTGATGGATTATTTGGAAAATCAGGATGAAATCCTGCTCACGATTGGCCGGATCAGTGAAGATATTCCGTTAATTCAGAAAGAATACTGGCAGGATATTCTTCAGATGATAGAGACACTTACTGGAAAACTGGACCCCCTCTGGATCGCCTGGGAATACCCCGAAGAACTGGATCTGGAGCCGCAACCCTACAGTGCGGGAGAATATCAGCAATTAGTGGTTTATGTGGACAAGCTTGATGATGTGATCCCTGTCGTTCAGTTATTAAAAAGGCCGGATCTGGACTTTAACGTGGCTGGAGATGTGATTTCTGATATCACCAATCTGCAGAAAATGACCAATCTGTTTGCGTTGGTAACGGCGATCATCATTGGCTCACTGGTCTTGTTGGCATCGTTCAATTTCTGGATTTCATGCAAAATACATATTGAACGCAAATATTCAGACATTGGGTTGCTGATTTCTTTTGGTGGCTCCAATCAATCCATTCTGAATATATTTCTTATTGAAACATCCATTTTGTTTTTCGTAGCCTTTATAGGAAGTTTGGCGAGTACATTAATTTTAAGCGCATTGATTTCATTAATGATTCAACAAACACATCTGGACTTGAGCTTCACCTATTGGACACCACATTATCTGTTACCTGTTATTTTAGGTATGATTTCCATGTATCTGCCAACGTTCAGACTGGTAAAAAAAGCATTGAAAGAGAATCCCGCGAATTTACTGAAAATGTAA
- a CDS encoding nitrile hydratase subunit alpha: protein MQQYESIIQKAWTDASFKSRLMTSPKAAFAEMGYDFGNMDVKVFDDAGDNAHFVLLTKEQAASVDLENDQVLGRVTKKALEDSNYKTRLISDTTAAVREVLGVEPPLNILVHENTDKVINLVIPANPETAGELSDTDLSMVAGGKGLVINCETIAGALTGAGNLTAKVGSYLPGNFGGLFSSLGPIMTGGGSMVGKTSNFLGFMGA from the coding sequence ATGCAACAATATGAATCCATCATTCAAAAAGCCTGGACTGACGCATCTTTCAAATCACGTTTGATGACATCACCTAAAGCAGCGTTTGCTGAAATGGGATATGATTTTGGCAACATGGACGTCAAGGTTTTTGATGATGCAGGGGACAATGCTCATTTTGTATTATTGACAAAAGAACAAGCCGCCAGTGTAGATCTGGAAAATGATCAGGTTTTGGGACGTGTGACAAAAAAAGCTCTTGAAGACAGCAACTATAAAACACGTCTGATCAGCGATACAACCGCAGCCGTTCGTGAAGTTCTGGGAGTTGAACCTCCGCTGAACATCCTGGTTCATGAAAATACCGACAAGGTAATCAACCTGGTGATTCCAGCCAATCCTGAAACAGCAGGTGAATTGAGTGATACTGATTTGTCCATGGTTGCTGGAGGAAAAGGCCTTGTAATCAACTGTGAAACGATTGCTGGTGCGCTTACAGGTGCGGGCAATCTGACGGCCAAAGTTGGAAGCTATCTGCCAGGAAATTTTGGCGGATTGTTCAGCTCATTAGGACCTATCATGACTGGTGGTGGTAGCATGGTTGGAAAAACATCAAACTTCCTGGGTTTTATGGGTGCCTGA
- a CDS encoding pentapeptide repeat-containing protein, protein MNAKIDLLPSFKRLLLFVTVIQVPFFCLAFDLRDMDKFRQTKSCIKCDLREAGLQKHQLPGVFLSKSDLTGANFSGANLYQANFSGSKLSQADLSDTILTKAYMVNIDLSMTKLQDSQLQGANLKGSLLKKANLKKANLSGANLRDADFSEAEMSEANLNSSLMQGTIVERSNLRGTLLNYARLDQAVFKDSNLANADLSNSIINGSDFSGTRMERSKWYGAKIQGSNFQSAVLNNADMQRTDLKEINFSEAQMIEVNLSESQLEAVVLKNTNLSNADLKNTIFIKVVFISVQLSGANLSQAEMNEVMMKDTNLSEARLEEVQLERATLSGSNLMHARLHNANLSGADLTGVDLTGADLDGANLTGANLSQAILKGVHWGHANLENAVLGNAQVVNADFSNVNLAGSQWQNASFTGITWPDTLQDINFSSAQIIGGHFEGKRIQRVQWQNAELSYSNFSNAKLEQTDFSKAILTGCLFNQTKLNQVLFNQSSMPGVSFTSSRILHTDFSKAYLLKSIFKKSVLENVLFVQADLSFALFQESQLPSASLNQSILQDTQFPGSILDQANFSGARMLRNNFMRSSLKNAVWHNGKICSPNFPGRCVTTP, encoded by the coding sequence ATGAACGCAAAAATTGATTTATTACCTTCGTTCAAACGCCTTTTGTTATTCGTGACAGTAATTCAGGTGCCTTTTTTTTGCTTGGCGTTTGATTTGCGTGATATGGATAAATTTCGCCAAACGAAAAGCTGTATCAAATGCGATTTGAGAGAAGCGGGCTTACAAAAACATCAGCTTCCAGGTGTGTTTTTATCCAAATCAGATTTGACTGGAGCCAATTTCAGTGGTGCCAATCTCTATCAGGCCAATTTTTCAGGAAGTAAACTTTCTCAGGCTGATTTAAGCGATACCATATTGACCAAGGCATATATGGTTAATATTGATCTCAGCATGACTAAACTTCAGGACTCACAACTTCAGGGAGCTAATCTGAAAGGAAGTCTGCTGAAAAAAGCAAATCTGAAAAAGGCAAATCTGTCTGGTGCAAATTTAAGGGATGCGGATTTCTCTGAAGCCGAAATGTCTGAGGCAAACCTGAATTCAAGCCTGATGCAGGGAACAATAGTGGAACGGAGTAATCTGCGAGGCACATTGCTGAATTACGCACGCCTGGATCAGGCTGTTTTTAAAGACTCAAATCTGGCCAATGCTGATTTATCAAATAGTATCATCAATGGTTCAGATTTTTCCGGAACGCGGATGGAGCGATCCAAATGGTATGGCGCAAAAATTCAGGGTTCTAATTTTCAATCCGCAGTGTTGAATAATGCGGATATGCAGAGAACTGATCTCAAAGAAATAAACTTTTCAGAGGCGCAAATGATTGAAGTCAATTTATCTGAATCACAACTTGAAGCGGTGGTTCTGAAAAACACCAATCTGTCAAATGCTGATCTTAAAAATACGATATTTATTAAGGTGGTATTCATTTCAGTTCAGTTATCAGGCGCAAATCTGTCTCAGGCTGAAATGAACGAAGTTATGATGAAAGATACAAATTTATCTGAAGCCAGGCTGGAGGAAGTTCAACTTGAGCGGGCAACTTTGTCAGGCTCCAATTTGATGCATGCCCGGTTACACAATGCCAATTTGTCAGGTGCGGATTTGACCGGCGTCGATTTGACCGGAGCAGATCTGGATGGTGCCAATTTGACAGGGGCAAATTTGAGCCAAGCGATTTTAAAAGGCGTTCATTGGGGACATGCCAATCTTGAAAATGCTGTATTAGGTAATGCTCAGGTGGTTAATGCTGATTTTTCAAATGTGAATCTTGCGGGCAGTCAATGGCAAAATGCCAGTTTTACAGGAATTACATGGCCGGATACATTGCAGGACATCAATTTTTCATCAGCCCAAATCATTGGCGGGCATTTTGAGGGGAAAAGAATTCAACGGGTTCAATGGCAGAATGCCGAGTTGTCATATTCAAACTTTTCAAATGCAAAGCTGGAACAAACAGATTTTTCAAAAGCCATTCTGACAGGATGTTTGTTTAATCAAACAAAACTGAATCAGGTGTTGTTCAATCAGTCTTCCATGCCTGGCGTCAGTTTTACGTCATCCCGTATACTTCATACCGATTTTTCCAAGGCCTATTTACTGAAAAGTATTTTTAAAAAATCTGTTTTGGAGAATGTACTCTTTGTGCAGGCGGATCTTTCCTTTGCTTTGTTCCAGGAATCTCAATTACCTTCCGCATCTCTAAATCAATCCATACTTCAGGATACTCAGTTTCCGGGGTCGATTCTGGATCAGGCCAATTTTTCTGGTGCGAGAATGCTACGGAATAACTTTATGAGATCCTCTTTGAAAAATGCTGTCTGGCATAATGGCAAGATTTGTTCTCCAAATTTTCCAGGTCGATGTGTGACCACTCCTTAA
- the rsmA gene encoding ribosomal RNA small subunit methyltransferase A: MKQKWGQHFLVRERYVHRMIKEAQIQEGDCVLEIGPGRGVLTRHLLEHGAKVTAIEIDPNLYQHLLQKFETPSFHLLNQDILSIPPDQLEQFYATPFKVVANLPYNVGTPIMMKLMEIKHQISSVTVMLQKEVAERICATPEDKKKYGYLSIAMDLHCSRKKLFDVPPEAFSPPPKVDSAVIQLIPQKSEWDKDAQFLEWIKPLFQQRRKTLMNSLFRAYPQETLRLEEEQKVWIGNRRPEQLSTQEWKILFLLLTQN, translated from the coding sequence ATGAAACAGAAATGGGGGCAGCATTTTTTAGTTCGTGAACGCTATGTGCATCGGATGATTAAAGAAGCTCAAATTCAGGAAGGGGACTGCGTGTTGGAAATTGGACCGGGAAGGGGGGTTCTGACCCGGCATTTACTGGAACATGGTGCCAAAGTCACTGCCATTGAAATTGATCCGAACCTGTACCAGCATTTATTACAAAAGTTCGAAACCCCATCATTTCATCTATTGAATCAGGATATTCTGTCGATTCCCCCGGATCAGCTTGAACAGTTCTATGCCACTCCTTTTAAAGTAGTGGCAAACCTGCCGTATAATGTTGGCACTCCAATCATGATGAAACTGATGGAGATCAAGCATCAGATAAGCTCTGTCACAGTCATGCTGCAAAAAGAAGTCGCAGAAAGAATTTGTGCGACGCCAGAAGATAAAAAAAAATATGGATACCTTTCAATCGCTATGGATTTGCATTGTTCCCGTAAAAAACTGTTTGATGTTCCTCCGGAAGCATTTTCGCCACCTCCCAAAGTAGATTCAGCCGTCATCCAGTTGATTCCCCAAAAATCAGAATGGGACAAAGACGCACAATTTCTGGAATGGATAAAACCCTTGTTTCAACAACGGAGAAAAACACTCATGAACAGTTTATTTCGGGCTTATCCGCAAGAAACGCTTAGACTGGAAGAAGAACAAAAAGTTTGGATAGGGAACAGAAGGCCTGAACAGCTTTCCACACAAGAGTGGAAAATCCTGTTTTTGCTGTTGACTCAAAATTAA
- the mutY gene encoding A/G-specific adenine glycosylase has product MNDDELKIFQKNLLKWFETEQRLLPWRIKYDPYEIWISEMMLQQTQVQTVLPYFKRWMASLPSVESVALAGEDQILKLWEGLGYYSRARNIHKSAKKILENFGGIFPSDYHHLMQLPGIGRYTAGAIASIAFNQQVPVVDGNVTRVICRIMNITEESSQAAIQHLLWETAQSWIPEHNARHFNQAMMELGAMICQPQTPLCLICPVQMFCDSFKHGEPHKLPVKKARKTLTSLTVLTGVVEFQKLFLVRKRPDTGLMGGLWEFTSLEVGINQPERMPEQISNHLEQQYGIQTTKIDPLISFKHTYTSFKVRLHSFIISCTGQGTVPQNESHVWMPFEKLAELSFPAAHKKILQHLTNLKGSS; this is encoded by the coding sequence ATGAACGATGACGAATTAAAAATATTTCAAAAAAATTTACTAAAATGGTTTGAAACAGAACAACGACTGCTTCCATGGAGGATCAAATATGATCCTTATGAAATCTGGATCTCTGAAATGATGTTGCAGCAAACCCAGGTTCAGACGGTGCTTCCCTATTTCAAAAGATGGATGGCGTCCTTGCCCTCAGTGGAATCCGTAGCCCTTGCCGGAGAAGATCAAATCCTTAAACTGTGGGAAGGCCTGGGATATTACTCAAGGGCAAGAAATATTCATAAAAGCGCAAAAAAAATTCTTGAAAACTTTGGTGGAATCTTTCCTTCAGATTATCATCACCTGATGCAATTGCCCGGTATTGGCAGATATACCGCTGGAGCCATTGCCAGTATCGCTTTCAATCAGCAGGTTCCGGTGGTTGATGGGAATGTGACCAGAGTGATTTGCAGAATTATGAACATTACAGAAGAATCGTCCCAAGCAGCCATTCAACATTTATTATGGGAAACCGCGCAATCGTGGATTCCTGAACACAACGCCCGTCATTTTAACCAGGCAATGATGGAACTTGGCGCCATGATTTGCCAACCACAAACGCCATTGTGCCTGATTTGTCCCGTACAAATGTTCTGTGATTCATTTAAACATGGAGAACCGCATAAACTTCCTGTAAAAAAGGCGCGGAAAACACTCACTTCATTAACAGTCCTGACTGGCGTCGTTGAATTTCAGAAATTATTTTTAGTCAGAAAACGTCCGGATACAGGCTTGATGGGAGGCTTGTGGGAATTTACCAGTCTGGAAGTTGGAATCAATCAACCAGAAAGAATGCCTGAGCAGATCAGCAATCATCTGGAACAACAATATGGAATACAAACGACAAAAATCGATCCGTTGATATCATTTAAACACACCTACACTTCCTTCAAGGTCAGACTGCACAGTTTTATAATTTCTTGCACAGGACAAGGAACTGTACCTCAAAATGAATCCCATGTATGGATGCCGTTTGAAAAATTAGCAGAACTATCATTTCCAGCAGCACACAAAAAAATTCTTCAACATTTGACAAACTTAAAAGGTTCATCATGA